Proteins encoded by one window of Salvia splendens isolate huo1 chromosome 7, SspV2, whole genome shotgun sequence:
- the LOC121811388 gene encoding GDSL esterase/lipase At1g28570-like has protein sequence MAPSNFSPIFTCTIVYSLLITSILLLTQTKQGSCSCFKSIIGFGDSIADTGNLQHLHQSDPPLFFQVPPYGETFFHRPTGRCSDGRLIIDFIAEYLGLPLVPPFYGGKNLSGGSSVNFAAASANALPDSFFVSKGIKIPNANISLSDQLSWFKELFLPKFYRKPSELKRFMEESLVIVGEIGGNDYNHALLQGESMESVKNFVPQVVGAITSAIHELIKHGAVTLIVPGNFPIGCLAAYLTLFKSSNQNDYDPKTGCINWLNEFATHHNNLLKSELNRIQKENPTTKIIYADYYNATMRFLRSPLEYGFSKGGLATCCGGCGPYDIDPLLRGNQVCENPSEYVGWDGLHLTEAAYRVVATGLIKESYTIPRINCSCASSSKYGLVGLSDQ, from the exons ATGGCCCCGTCAAATTTTTCTCCCATTTTCACATGTACTATAGTTTATTCACTcttaattactagtattttgtTATTAACACAAACCAAACAAGGTTCTTGTTCATGCTTCAAATCCATAATTGGATTCGGTGATTCAATAGCTGATACCGGAAACCTGCAGCACCTGCATCAATCGGACCCTCCCCTCTTTTTTCAGGTGCCGCCGTACGGTGAAACATTCTTCCATCGTCCCACCGGAAGATGTTCCGACGGCCGCCTCATTATCGACTTCATTG CTGAATATTTGGGGCTTCCTTTGGTGCCGCCGTTTTATGGTGGGAAGAATTTGAGCGGCGGAAGTAGCGTGAATTTTGCGGCGGCGTCGGCGAATGCGCTGCCGGACTCTTTTTTTGTGAGCAAAGGGATCAAAATTCCTAATGCAAATATTTCTCTATCCGATCAGTTGAGTTGGTTTAAGGAATTATTTTTGCCAAAATTCTATCGCAAACCTTCAG AGCTTAAGAGATTTATGGAGGAATCATTGGTGATAGTTGGAGAGATAGGAGGCAACGACTATAATCACGCTTTACTTCAAGGAGAGAGCATGGAGTCAGTAAAAAATTTCGTACCTCAAGTTGTGGGTGCAATCACTTCAGCAATCCAT GAACTTATTAAACATGGAGCTGTGACACTAATTGTCCCAGGTAACTTCCCCATTGGATGTTTAGCCGCATATCTCACACTGTTCAAAAGCTCGAACCAAAATGATTACGACCCAAAAACCGGTTGTATTAATTGGTTAAACGAGTTTGCTACTCACCACAATAACCTACTTAAATCCGAACTTAACCGCATCCAAAAGGAGAATCCCACCACCAAAATTATCTACGCGGACTATTACAATGCTACAATGCGCTTCCTTCGCTCCCCACTAGAATATG GGTTTTCAAAAGGAGGGCTTGCAACTTGTTGCGGAGGGTGCGGACCATATGACATAGACCCGTTGCTACGCGGGAATCAAGTTTGTGAGAATCCATCTGAATATGTGGGTTGGGATGGCTTGCACTTGACTGAAGCAGCATACAGAGTGGTGGCAACAGGTTTGATCAAAGAATCTTATACCATTCCTCGAATCAATTGTTCATGTGCTTCATCTTCCAAGTATGGTCTTGTAGGCCTTTCCGACCAATGA